The following are encoded in a window of Rosa chinensis cultivar Old Blush chromosome 4, RchiOBHm-V2, whole genome shotgun sequence genomic DNA:
- the LOC112199430 gene encoding uncharacterized protein LOC112199430, producing MDQSGSAVKNHVEKLEKFKGSDFKHWQQKMLFYLTTLHVADVLTTEAPKALPEGDGENVPTDVQRAENQKAIVAWASNEFLCRNYILNALDDSLYDIYSSFKTKKPLAPQKTKAFKKPQTGGCWVCGKPGHRAKECYFKKDQGGGGSGNSNNQANLAETENQFIGVVYAANLVTNSTDWWIDTGASMHVCSAREIFTSYQPIKEGEPLFMGNATTTKVEGKGKVILKFTSGKELVLTNVLHVPEICKNLVFGPVLSNKGFKLVFESDKFVLTKGGVYVGKGYLSEGLFKLNVVPTMVAVINNNNAGTSAASMYMVTLTNL from the exons ATGGATCAATCAGGATCTGCTGTGAAGAATCATGTGGAGAAACTTGAGAAATTCAAGGGTTCGGATTTCAAACATTGGCAACAGAAGATGTTGTTCTATTTGACAACTCTTCATGTGGCAGATGTTCTCACGACCGAGGCTCCAAAGGCTCTTCCCGAAGGAGATGGAGAGAATGTTCCAACTGATGTTCAAAGAGCCGAAAATCAGAAGGCCATTGTTGCCTGGGCTAGCAATGAGTTTCTGTGCAGGAACTACATTCTTAATGCCTTAGACGATTCCCTGTATGATATCTATTCATCATTCAAAACAAAGAAGCCACTCGCCCCACAAAAGACTAAAGCCTTCAAAAAACCACAAACTGGTGGATGTTGGGTGTGTGGCAAACCTGGGCATAGAGCAAAAGAGTGTTACTTCAAGAAAGATCAAGGAGGTGGTGGTTCTGGAAATTCCAACAACCAAGCTAACCTTGCTGAaactgaaaatcaattcattggAGTGGTTTATGCAGCAAATCTTGTAACTAATTCAACTGATTGGTGGATTGATACCGGTGCTTCAATGCACGTATGCTCTGCAAGGGAGATATTCACTTCATACCAGCCAATCAAGGAAGGAGAACCTTTGTTCATGGGGAATGCCACAACTACCAAAGTTGAAGGAAAAGGAAAGGTGATTCTGAAATTCACTTCTGGAAAAGAACTTGTACTTACTAATGTACTTCATGTGCCTGAAATATGTAAGAACCTAGTGTTTGGTCCTGTTCTAAGTAACAAGGGATTCAAACTAGTGTTCGAATCTGACAAATTTGTACTCACCAAGGGTGGGGTGTATGTAGGAAAAGGTTACCTTAGTGAAGGGCTCTTTAAACTAAATGTTGTACCTACTATGGTTGCtgttattaataataataatgcagGCACTAGCGCTGCTTCTATGTACATG GTCACTCTCACAAATCTGTAG
- the LOC112199431 gene encoding DNA repair protein XRCC3 homolog: protein MLYNSLTELLAESSCGKSQFCLQLTLLAQLPPSHGGLSASSLYLHTEFPFPFRRLRHLSHSFRSSHANLILSNPYEDVYVQAVHDAHHLLDIMPKIECFVASRKT from the coding sequence ATGTTGTACAACTCCCTCACGGAACTCTTAGCCGAGAGCAGTTGCGGCAAGAGCCAATTCTGCCTCCAACTCACTCTCTTGGCTCAGCTCCCTCCTTCCCACGGCGGCCTCTCCGCCTCCTCTCTTTACCTCCACACAGAATTCCCTTTCCCCTTTCGCCGCCTCCGCCACCTCTCCCACTCCTTCCGCTCCTCACACGCGAATCTTATCCTCTCCAACCCCTATGAAGATGTGTACGTTCAAGCTGTACACGATGCACACCACCTGCTCGACATAATGCCCAAGATAGAGTGCTTTGTTGCTAGCAGGAAAACCTGA
- the LOC112200003 gene encoding GTP-binding protein OBGC, chloroplastic isoform X2, with product MATISSSSSSCFCPYAMARPTRVRAPRTPSSKKPIPPNPNPNHKQLRHRNGAKELASVGVEATTYTRLPPKDDFSLPSLLEFSSEVKLSESSVAVEKEKKEKEVADLSEEEEEDDGGDGKFAVFEGSYDSELEDEEIEGVEYEYEEIERESDGKVVNLDGGEGESEEEEEEVKEKGVPAVMRCFDRAKIYVKSGDGGNGVVAMRREKFVPLGGPSGGDGGRGGNVYIEVDGSMNSLLPFRNSVHFRAGRGDHGRGQSQNGAKGEDVVVKVAPGTVIREAGKEEVLLELLHPGQRGLLLPGGRGGRGNASFKSGANKVPRIAENGAEGPEMWLDLELKLVADVGIVGAPNAGKSTLLSVISAAQPTIANYPFTTLLPNLGVVSFDYDSTMVVADLPGLLEGAHRGFGLGHEFLRHTERCSVLVHVVDGSGQQPEFEYDAVRLELELFSPEIAEKPYIVAFNKMDLPDAKEQWPSFKKNLQARGIQVFCMSAVKGEGTHEVISTAYQLLRRSKVTEEEFRDPVDLNLVADMVHKQQTASINEFEISYDSGTNTWHVVGSGLQRFVQMTNWRYMDSERRFQHVLDACGVNKNLKKRGVKEGDTVLIGDMEMVWHDSVSGPSNLKKGSAETTKWAQFK from the exons ATGGCGACcatatcctcctcctcctcctcctgcttcTGCCCTTACGCTATGGCTCGCCCCACCAGAGTTCGAGCCCCTCGCACCCCTTCTTCAAAGAAGCCGATACCGCCCAACCCGAACCCTAATCACAAGCAGCTCAGGCACCGGAACGGCGCCAAGGAGCTGGCCTCCGTCGGAGTTGAGGCCACCACCTACACTCGCCTGCCGCCCAAAGACGACTTCTCTCTCCCTTCCTTGCTGGAGTTCTCCTCCGAAGTGAAGCTCTCCGAGTCCAGCGTTGCggtggagaaggagaagaaggagaaggaggttgCTGATTTgagcgaggaggaggaggaggatgatggCGGTGATGGTAAATTTGCGGTCTTTGAGGGGAGTTACGATTCTGAATTGGaggatgaagaaattgaagggGTTGAGTATGAGTATGAGGAAATTGAGAGGGAAAGCGATGGCAAAGTGGTGAATTTGGATGGTGGTGAGGGTGaatcggaggaggaggaggaggaagtgaAGGAGAAGGGAGTACCGGCGGTGATGAGGTGTTTTGACCGGGCGAAGATCTACGTGAAGTCAGGGGACGGCGGAAACGGCGTCGTGGCGATGCGGCGGGAGAAGTTCGTGCCTTTGGGGGGGCCTTCCGGAGGGGACGGAGGGCGAGGTGGAAATGTGTATATAGAGGTGGATGGGTCGATGAATTCGCTGCTGCCGTTTCGAAACAGCGTGCATTTTCGGGCTGGGAGAGGGGACCATGGGAGGGGGCAGTCGCAGAATGGGGCTAAGGGGGAGGATGTGGTGGTCAAGGTGGCGCCGGGGACGGTGATTAGGGAGGCAGGCAAGGAGGAGGTGCTGTTGGAGCTGTTGCATCCGGGCCAGCGTGGTTTGTTGCTGCCTGGAGGGAGAGGTGGGAGAGGGAATGCTTCCTTTAAGTCCGGGGCTAATAAGGTGCCCAGGATTGCTGAGAATGGTGCCGAGGGTCCGGAAAT GTGGTTGGACCTGGAGCTAAAGCTAGTTGCAGATGTTGGAATTGTGGGAGCCccaaatgcagggaaaagcacaCTGTTGAGTGTTATAAGTGCTGCTCAGCCAACAATAGCAAATTACCCCTTCACTACTTTACTTCCCAATCTGGGTGTTGTTTCTTTTGACTATGACTCGACGATGGTTGTAGCAGATCTACCGGGTTTACTTGAAGGTGCACACCGGGGTTTCGGATTGGGCCATGAGTTTCTGCGCCACACTGAGAGGTGTTCTGTCTTG GTACATGTTGTTGATGGCTCAGGCCAGCAGCCAGAATTTGAGTATGATGCAGTTCGTCTGGAATTGGAATTGTTTAGTCCTGAAATTGCTGAAAAGCCTTATATAGTCGCTTTTAACAAAATGGACCTTCCAGATGCAAAAGAACAGTGGCCATCATTCAAGAAAAACTTACAAGCTCGCGGGATTCAAGTTTTTTGCATGAGTGCAGTTAAAGGAGAGGGTACTCATGAGGTTATCAGCACTGCTTATCAGCTTCTACGAAGGAGCAAAGTGACCGAGGAGGAATTCAGAG ATCCTGTGGATTTAAATCTTGTAGCCGATATGGTGCATAAGCAGCAAACCGCCTCTATTAATGAGTTTGAGATCTCTTACGACAGCGGTACCAATACCTGGCATGTTGTGGGATCTGGATTACAACGGTTTGTTCAGATGACAAATTGGCG ATATATGGATTCTGAGAGAAGATTCCAACATGTTTTGGATGCTTGTGGTGTAAACAAGAATCTTAAGAAACGTGGTGTCAAAGAAGGTGACACCGTGCTTATTGGAGAT ATGGAAATGGTGTGGCATGATTCTGTTTCTGGTCCATCAAATTTAAAGAAAGGATCTGCAGAAACAACCAAGTGGGCTCAGTTTAAGTGA
- the LOC112200003 gene encoding GTP-binding protein OBGC, chloroplastic isoform X1 → MATISSSSSSCFCPYAMARPTRVRAPRTPSSKKPIPPNPNPNHKQLRHRNGAKELASVGVEATTYTRLPPKDDFSLPSLLEFSSEVKLSESSVAVEKEKKEKEVADLSEEEEEDDGGDGKFAVFEGSYDSELEDEEIEGVEYEYEEIERESDGKVVNLDGGEGESEEEEEEVKEKGVPAVMRCFDRAKIYVKSGDGGNGVVAMRREKFVPLGGPSGGDGGRGGNVYIEVDGSMNSLLPFRNSVHFRAGRGDHGRGQSQNGAKGEDVVVKVAPGTVIREAGKEEVLLELLHPGQRGLLLPGGRGGRGNASFKSGANKVPRIAENGAEGPEMWLDLELKLVADVGIVGAPNAGKSTLLSVISAAQPTIANYPFTTLLPNLGVVSFDYDSTMVVADLPGLLEGAHRGFGLGHEFLRHTERCSVLVHVVDGSGQQPEFEYDAVRLELELFSPEIAEKPYIVAFNKMDLPDAKEQWPSFKKNLQARGIQVFCMSAVKGEGTHEVISTAYQLLRRSKVTEEEFREDPVDLNLVADMVHKQQTASINEFEISYDSGTNTWHVVGSGLQRFVQMTNWRYMDSERRFQHVLDACGVNKNLKKRGVKEGDTVLIGDMEMVWHDSVSGPSNLKKGSAETTKWAQFK, encoded by the exons ATGGCGACcatatcctcctcctcctcctcctgcttcTGCCCTTACGCTATGGCTCGCCCCACCAGAGTTCGAGCCCCTCGCACCCCTTCTTCAAAGAAGCCGATACCGCCCAACCCGAACCCTAATCACAAGCAGCTCAGGCACCGGAACGGCGCCAAGGAGCTGGCCTCCGTCGGAGTTGAGGCCACCACCTACACTCGCCTGCCGCCCAAAGACGACTTCTCTCTCCCTTCCTTGCTGGAGTTCTCCTCCGAAGTGAAGCTCTCCGAGTCCAGCGTTGCggtggagaaggagaagaaggagaaggaggttgCTGATTTgagcgaggaggaggaggaggatgatggCGGTGATGGTAAATTTGCGGTCTTTGAGGGGAGTTACGATTCTGAATTGGaggatgaagaaattgaagggGTTGAGTATGAGTATGAGGAAATTGAGAGGGAAAGCGATGGCAAAGTGGTGAATTTGGATGGTGGTGAGGGTGaatcggaggaggaggaggaggaagtgaAGGAGAAGGGAGTACCGGCGGTGATGAGGTGTTTTGACCGGGCGAAGATCTACGTGAAGTCAGGGGACGGCGGAAACGGCGTCGTGGCGATGCGGCGGGAGAAGTTCGTGCCTTTGGGGGGGCCTTCCGGAGGGGACGGAGGGCGAGGTGGAAATGTGTATATAGAGGTGGATGGGTCGATGAATTCGCTGCTGCCGTTTCGAAACAGCGTGCATTTTCGGGCTGGGAGAGGGGACCATGGGAGGGGGCAGTCGCAGAATGGGGCTAAGGGGGAGGATGTGGTGGTCAAGGTGGCGCCGGGGACGGTGATTAGGGAGGCAGGCAAGGAGGAGGTGCTGTTGGAGCTGTTGCATCCGGGCCAGCGTGGTTTGTTGCTGCCTGGAGGGAGAGGTGGGAGAGGGAATGCTTCCTTTAAGTCCGGGGCTAATAAGGTGCCCAGGATTGCTGAGAATGGTGCCGAGGGTCCGGAAAT GTGGTTGGACCTGGAGCTAAAGCTAGTTGCAGATGTTGGAATTGTGGGAGCCccaaatgcagggaaaagcacaCTGTTGAGTGTTATAAGTGCTGCTCAGCCAACAATAGCAAATTACCCCTTCACTACTTTACTTCCCAATCTGGGTGTTGTTTCTTTTGACTATGACTCGACGATGGTTGTAGCAGATCTACCGGGTTTACTTGAAGGTGCACACCGGGGTTTCGGATTGGGCCATGAGTTTCTGCGCCACACTGAGAGGTGTTCTGTCTTG GTACATGTTGTTGATGGCTCAGGCCAGCAGCCAGAATTTGAGTATGATGCAGTTCGTCTGGAATTGGAATTGTTTAGTCCTGAAATTGCTGAAAAGCCTTATATAGTCGCTTTTAACAAAATGGACCTTCCAGATGCAAAAGAACAGTGGCCATCATTCAAGAAAAACTTACAAGCTCGCGGGATTCAAGTTTTTTGCATGAGTGCAGTTAAAGGAGAGGGTACTCATGAGGTTATCAGCACTGCTTATCAGCTTCTACGAAGGAGCAAAGTGACCGAGGAGGAATTCAGAG AAGATCCTGTGGATTTAAATCTTGTAGCCGATATGGTGCATAAGCAGCAAACCGCCTCTATTAATGAGTTTGAGATCTCTTACGACAGCGGTACCAATACCTGGCATGTTGTGGGATCTGGATTACAACGGTTTGTTCAGATGACAAATTGGCG ATATATGGATTCTGAGAGAAGATTCCAACATGTTTTGGATGCTTGTGGTGTAAACAAGAATCTTAAGAAACGTGGTGTCAAAGAAGGTGACACCGTGCTTATTGGAGAT ATGGAAATGGTGTGGCATGATTCTGTTTCTGGTCCATCAAATTTAAAGAAAGGATCTGCAGAAACAACCAAGTGGGCTCAGTTTAAGTGA
- the LOC112195945 gene encoding ethylene-responsive transcription factor ERF086: MPISTSKAMEKPLSQSGERSRGRRKQAEPGRFLGVRRRPWGRYAAEIRDPSTKERHWLGTFDTAQEAALAYDRAALSMKGAQARTNFIYSDNSTFHSLLTPFDVQTLLPQQSLEFFTSTTTQTPRQQQPTNQNSPPGQSSMFYQNERNPNIRSNNEKPSFDSLFFSNDFSSDNSGYLGCIVPDNCLRPPCDIPRSSDLTTTTHTLNIDHQNFSFPNTANSSIQTQPHCDQSSTATTFPLDVMNVPASIMASSSNPGDQLSCFEGFSHGFWGDNQQYSSWDQLNYRELSTMMDNNPLMTEDGCNIGALYPIIENPSSSSFSCSPSVHPPIGDVVIDFGHSLY; encoded by the coding sequence ATGCCAATTTCCACCTCAAAAGCCATGGAAAAACCTCTTAGCCAATCTGGTGAGAGATCAAGAGGGAGAAGGAAGCAAGCAGAGCCAGGTAGGTTTCTTGGGGTGAGGAGAAGGCCTTGGGGTAGATATGCAGCCGAGATTAGAGACCCAAGTACTAAAGAGAGGCATTGGCTTGGGACATTTGACACTGCTCAAGAAGCAGCTCTGGCTTATGACAGAGCTGCTTTGTCCATGAAAGGAGCTCAAGCAAGAACCAACTTCATTTACTCTGACAACTCCACTTTCCACTCTCTTCTTACACCCTTTGATGTTCAAACCCTATTGCCACAACAATCACTTGAGTTCTTCACTTCCACTACTACACAGACTCCTAGACAACAACAACCCACCAATCAGAACAGTCCACCTGGTCAGTCCAGCATGTTTTATCAGAATGAGAGAAACCCAAATATTAGGTCCAATAATGAAAAACCCTCATTTGATAGTCTCTTCTTCTCCAATGACTTTTCTTCTGATAACTCAGGTTACTTGGGTTGCATAGTTCCTGATAACTGCTTGAGGCCTCCTTGTGATATTCCCAGAAGCAGTGACCTTACTACTACTACTCATACTTTGAATATTGATCATCAGAATTTTAGTTTTCCAAACACTGCAAACTCCTCCATTCAAACTCAACCACATTGTGATCAAAGCAGTACTGCTACTACATTTCCTctagatgtaatgaatgtgCCAGCTTCGATAATGGCGTCTAGCAGTAACCCCGGAGATCAGCTTTCTTGCTTTGAGGGATTCAGTCATGGATTCTGGGGGGATAACCAGCAGTACTCATCATGGGATCAGTTGAATTATAGAGAGCTTTCAACAATGATGGATAACAACCCATTGATGACTGAAGATGGGTGCAACATTGGAGCTTTGTATCCGATCATCGAAAATCCTAGTTCTTCTTCGTTCTCTTGCTCCCCATCAGTTCATCCTCctattggtgatgtagtaattGACTTTGGCCATTCACTTTATTAG
- the LOC112197525 gene encoding zinc finger CCCH domain-containing protein 34, with the protein MERYGRNTEGTQSDPSPEWSGPGPETGLEESMWQLGLGPGESYPERPEEADCSYYLRTGICGYGSRCRYNHPRDRTAVTGALRAGGVEYPERVGQPVCQYYMRTGTCKFGATCKYHHPKQGGGSAAPVSLNYYGYPLRPGERECSYYVKTGQCKFGATCKFHHPQLTGTQSQVPSQAQASIIPAPTLYQTVQTPSVSSQPYGTVMVARPPLLPSSYVQSPYGPMLIPPGMVPFSGWSPYPAGASPLASPSTQTAVGSGALYGINQLSPSAPAYTGIFPTVPFSLGPPTSSQKEQSHPERPGQAECQYYLRTGDCKFGSSCRYHHPAEVVAPNTPVVLSSIGLPSRPGAPLCTHYAQRGACKFGAACKFDHPMGTLSYSPSASSLTDMPVAPYPVGSSIGTLAPSSSSSELRPELNSGTSKDSVSARMSSSLSTVSGSVGSTVSKDGVAHLGGQLSAQGSGPSPTSDNSTECHSSS; encoded by the exons ATGGAGAGGTACGGTCGGAACACGGAAGGGACGCAGTCGGATCCGTCGCCGGAGTGGAGCGGTCCGGGACCGGAAACCGGGCTGGAAG AATCCATGTGGCAGTTGGGCCTCGGACCCGGAGAATCGTACCCGGAACGGCCCGAGGAGGCCGATTGCAGTTACTATCTCAGGACTGGGATTTGTGGCTACGGCTCGAGGTGTCGGTACAATCACCCCCGTGATCGTACTGCG GTTACCGGAGCTCTCAGAGCTGGGGGGGTGGAGTACCCCGAGCGAGTGGGCCAGCCTGTGTGCCAG TATTATATGAGGACGGGGACGTGCAAATTTGGTGCCACTTGTAAGTATCACCATCCTAAGCAAGGAGGAGGCTCTGCGGCCCCTGTATCACTAAATTACTATGGATACCCATTACGACCG GGTGAAAGAGAGTGTTCCTACTATGTGAAAACTGGACAGTGTAAGTTTGGTGCAACTTGTAAATTCCATCATCCACAGCTGACTGGCACACAATCTCAAGTGCCATCACAAGCCCAAGCTTCAATTATACCTGCACCCACATTGTATCAAACTGTGCAAACTCCATCCGTTTCCTCACAGCCCTATGGAACAGTAATGGTTGCAAGGCCTCCTTTGCTACCTAGCTCATACGTTCAAAGCCCCTATGGTCCGATGCTGATTCCCCCTGGAATGGTTCCTTTCTCAGGTTGGAGTCCATATCCG GCTGGTGCAAGCCCATTAGCGTCTCCTAGTACTCAAACCGCTGTTGGTTCAGGGGCACTTTATGGGATAAATCAACTATCTCCTTCAGCGCCTGCATATACAGGAATATTTCCAACTGTACCTTTTTCTCTTGGTCCTCCAACCTCTAGCCAGAAGGAGCAATCTCATCCTGAAAGACCTGGCCAAGCAGAATGTCAGTATTACCTGAGAACAGGGGATTGTAAATTTGGGTCCTCATGTAGATATCATCATCCAGCAGAAGTTGTTGCACCAAATACACCTGTTGTCCTTAGCTCCATTGGTCTTCCGTCGCGCCCG GGTGCACCACTTTGCACTCACTATGCACAACGTGGAGCATGCAAATTCGGGGCTGCATGCAAATTTGACCACCCAATGGGAACACTCAGTTACAGTCCATCAGCGTCTTCTCTCACCGATATGCCAGTTGCCCCCTACCCAGTGGGATCGTCAATTGGTACGCTAGCCCCATCATCGTCATCGTCAGAATTGCGGCCTGAACTTAATTCAGGCACCAGCAAGGACTCAGTTTCTGCCAGAATGTCTTCATCACTGAGCACTGTTAGTGGATCAGTTGGTTCTACTGTTTCTAAGGATGGTGTTGCCCATTTGGGTGGCCAACTGTCTGCTCAGGGTTCTGGCCCTTCACCTACCAGTGACAACAGTACAGAGTGTCATAGTTCAAGTTAA